One segment of Nostoc piscinale CENA21 DNA contains the following:
- a CDS encoding DUF5615 family PIN-like protein, with protein MLKLLIDENFDNTIIRGLFRRNPTLDIVRVQDVGLSGKDDPTILEWAAQEERILLTHDVATITRYAYDRVRQGQSMPGVIEISTDAPIGQVIEDVLVLVECSQAGELEGQIQYLPW; from the coding sequence ATGTTAAAGCTGCTGATTGATGAGAACTTCGATAACACAATCATTCGAGGATTATTTCGTCGTAATCCGACACTCGATATAGTTCGTGTGCAAGATGTCGGATTGTCAGGCAAAGATGATCCAACTATCTTGGAGTGGGCAGCCCAAGAAGAGCGTATTCTGCTTACTCATGATGTCGCTACGATTACTCGTTATGCCTATGATCGCGTGAGGCAAGGTCAGTCTATGCCAGGGGTTATCGAAATTAGCACAGATGCTCCAATCGGGCAAGTGATTGAAGATGTTCTCGTACTTGTAGAGTGTAGTCAGGCGGGAGAGTTGGAAGGTCAAATTCAGTATCTCCCGTGGTGA
- a CDS encoding DUF433 domain-containing protein: MTLAIVAEFAPLEANEDGVVLVGKTRVTLDTVVAVFNQGATAEEIAYRYPSLNLADIYATIAFYLKHQAEVEAYLQQRQQQAQEVRAMNQARFDPKGLRDRLLACRTEPEAC; the protein is encoded by the coding sequence ATGACATTAGCAATTGTGGCTGAATTTGCTCCTCTGGAAGCGAATGAGGATGGGGTGGTTCTTGTGGGAAAAACCCGTGTAACTTTAGACACTGTAGTTGCTGTCTTTAATCAGGGTGCAACAGCAGAGGAAATTGCTTATCGGTATCCGTCACTGAATCTAGCCGACATTTACGCCACAATCGCTTTCTATCTCAAGCATCAAGCAGAAGTAGAAGCTTACTTGCAACAACGACAGCAGCAAGCACAAGAGGTTCGCGCCATGAACCAAGCAAGATTTGACCCAAAAGGTCTGCGCGATCGCCTGCTTGCTTGTAGAACAGAACCAGAAGCATGTTAA